From one Nocardioides yefusunii genomic stretch:
- a CDS encoding malate:quinone oxidoreductase, whose amino-acid sequence MNTAGHGDTNGSGSYDAILVGGGIMSATLATLLHQVEPTWRIAVVERLGELAQESSGPWNNAGTGHAALCELNYAPQAADGSVDIAKAVHVNEQFQVTRQLWAFLVESGQIPNPEAFIQPTPHISFVWGAKNVDYLKKRFDLMENHPLFAGMEYSEDPKVIAEWAPLLFAGRTGDEPVAATRSTAGTDVDFGSLTNLLIEPLVASGAVTMELGVEVRSIKKTNGIWKVAGKNRDTGAAFSANAPFVFVGAGGQAITLLQKSGIKEIKGFGGFPVSGEFWRTTNPEIVAQHKAKVYGKAAVGAPPMSVPHLDTRMVDGKPALMFGPYAGFSPRFLKAGSLFDIFKSIRLHNLVPMLQVGLKELGLVKYLITELLASKKKQLVSLQEYFPDAKMDDWEKITAGQRVQVIKKVPGKGGVLQFGTEVITAADGSIAGLLGASPGASTAPSIMLEIIEKCFADKMDDWKPALEKMIPSYGAPLSDRPELAAELHERTTRALGLDRA is encoded by the coding sequence GTGAACACCGCAGGCCACGGAGACACCAACGGCTCTGGCTCGTACGACGCGATCCTCGTCGGCGGCGGCATCATGTCCGCCACGCTGGCGACGCTCCTGCACCAGGTGGAGCCCACCTGGCGCATCGCAGTCGTCGAGCGTCTGGGCGAGCTCGCCCAGGAGTCGTCCGGCCCCTGGAACAACGCAGGTACCGGTCACGCCGCACTCTGCGAGCTGAACTACGCCCCCCAGGCTGCCGACGGTTCCGTCGACATCGCCAAGGCGGTCCACGTCAACGAGCAGTTCCAGGTCACCCGTCAGCTGTGGGCGTTCCTCGTCGAGTCGGGTCAGATCCCGAACCCCGAGGCGTTCATCCAGCCGACCCCGCACATCTCCTTCGTGTGGGGCGCCAAGAACGTCGACTACCTCAAGAAGCGTTTCGACCTCATGGAGAACCACCCGCTGTTCGCGGGCATGGAGTACTCCGAGGACCCGAAGGTCATCGCTGAGTGGGCGCCGCTGCTGTTCGCCGGCCGCACGGGTGACGAGCCCGTCGCCGCGACCCGCTCGACCGCCGGTACCGACGTCGACTTCGGTTCCCTCACCAACCTCCTCATCGAGCCGCTCGTCGCCTCCGGCGCCGTGACCATGGAGCTCGGCGTCGAGGTCCGCAGCATCAAGAAGACCAACGGCATCTGGAAGGTCGCGGGCAAGAACCGCGACACCGGCGCCGCGTTCTCCGCCAACGCTCCGTTCGTCTTCGTCGGTGCCGGTGGCCAGGCCATCACGCTGCTGCAGAAGTCCGGCATCAAGGAGATCAAGGGCTTCGGCGGTTTCCCGGTCTCCGGCGAGTTCTGGCGCACCACCAACCCCGAGATCGTCGCCCAGCACAAGGCGAAGGTCTACGGCAAGGCTGCCGTCGGCGCTCCGCCGATGTCGGTCCCGCACCTCGACACCCGCATGGTCGACGGCAAGCCCGCCCTGATGTTCGGCCCCTACGCCGGCTTCTCCCCGCGCTTCCTCAAGGCCGGTTCGCTGTTCGACATCTTCAAGTCGATCCGCCTGCACAACCTGGTCCCCATGCTCCAGGTCGGTCTCAAGGAGCTCGGTCTGGTCAAGTACCTGATCACCGAGCTGCTGGCGTCGAAGAAGAAGCAGCTCGTCTCGCTGCAGGAGTACTTCCCCGACGCCAAGATGGACGACTGGGAGAAGATCACTGCCGGTCAGCGCGTCCAGGTCATCAAGAAGGTCCCCGGCAAGGGCGGCGTCCTGCAGTTCGGCACCGAGGTCATCACCGCGGCTGACGGTTCCATCGCCGGTCTGCTCGGTGCCTCCCCGGGCGCCTCGACCGCCCCGTCGATCATGCTCGAGATCATCGAGAAGTGCTTCGCCGACAAGATGGACGACTGGAAGCCGGCTCTGGAGAAGATGATCCCCTCCTACGGTGCCCCGCTCTCCGACCGCCCCGAGCTGGCCGCCGAGCTCCACGAGCGCACCACCCGCGCCCTGGGCCTCGACCGCGCCTGA
- a CDS encoding TIGR00730 family Rossman fold protein: MTSQLRRVAVFCGSSPGHDPAHSEAAYRLGRDLAERGIGLVYGGGGHGLMERVSQGALDGGGEVIGVIPTRMMAKEWGRQDLTELHVVDDMHVRKAMMAEFSDAFIALPGGLGTLEEIIEMWSWRSIEFNDDPVGFLNWGGFWTPLLEALEALTETGFVRREVFDDLVVAETLDEALVGLEARRGATFSDKARAPLR, translated from the coding sequence ATGACTTCCCAGCTCCGTCGCGTCGCCGTCTTCTGTGGTTCCAGCCCGGGCCACGACCCCGCCCACTCCGAGGCCGCCTACCGATTGGGGCGCGACCTGGCCGAGCGCGGCATCGGCCTCGTCTACGGCGGCGGTGGCCACGGCCTGATGGAGCGGGTCTCCCAGGGCGCCCTCGACGGCGGCGGCGAGGTGATCGGCGTCATCCCGACCCGGATGATGGCCAAGGAGTGGGGCCGTCAGGACCTCACCGAGCTGCACGTGGTCGACGACATGCACGTGCGCAAGGCGATGATGGCGGAGTTCTCCGACGCGTTCATCGCGCTCCCCGGAGGCCTCGGCACGCTGGAGGAGATCATCGAGATGTGGTCGTGGCGTTCGATCGAGTTCAACGACGACCCGGTCGGCTTCCTCAACTGGGGCGGCTTCTGGACCCCGCTGCTGGAGGCCCTCGAGGCGCTCACCGAGACCGGTTTCGTGCGTCGGGAGGTCTTCGACGACCTCGTCGTCGCCGAGACCCTCGACGAGGCGCTGGTCGGTCTGGAGGCACGCCGCGGGGCGACGTTCTCGGACAAGGCCCGCGCTCCCCTGCGCTGA
- a CDS encoding alpha/beta hydrolase codes for MLTVGYYVYGWVELGEAYAKLVKTGDGTDLLAEYAGPGDDNGFAVYNGVQCTDAQWPSWQKTRRDAARLHAEHPFLTWGNTWYNAPCLNWPAKSHRAFKVDGSKVRTPILLVAETHDAATVYSGALATRKEFPTASLIEGVGGTTHSGSLSGIDCTDDAIATYLDTGVAPQRVKGKNRSDLQCDPVPVPEPEPVVSGGAALSRSASPSAAALTAAPAASTRDRVPADVRAALQQAQRQGQGAGR; via the coding sequence ATGCTGACGGTCGGGTACTACGTCTACGGTTGGGTCGAGCTCGGCGAGGCCTACGCCAAGCTCGTGAAGACAGGCGACGGCACCGACCTGCTCGCCGAGTACGCCGGCCCCGGTGACGACAACGGCTTCGCGGTCTACAACGGTGTCCAGTGCACCGACGCACAGTGGCCGTCGTGGCAGAAGACCCGTCGCGACGCCGCTCGACTGCACGCCGAGCACCCGTTCCTGACATGGGGCAACACCTGGTACAACGCTCCGTGCCTGAACTGGCCCGCGAAGTCGCACCGGGCGTTCAAGGTCGACGGATCCAAGGTGCGCACCCCCATCCTGCTGGTCGCCGAGACCCATGACGCGGCCACCGTCTACTCCGGTGCACTCGCCACGCGCAAGGAGTTCCCGACCGCGTCGCTGATCGAGGGCGTCGGCGGCACCACTCACTCGGGTTCGCTCTCGGGCATCGACTGCACCGACGACGCGATCGCGACCTACCTGGACACGGGGGTGGCCCCGCAGCGGGTGAAGGGCAAGAACCGCTCCGACCTGCAGTGTGACCCGGTCCCGGTGCCCGAGCCAGAGCCGGTCGTCTCCGGTGGTGCGGCGCTGTCGCGCAGTGCGTCCCCGTCGGCCGCGGCCCTGACGGCAGCTCCGGCCGCGAGCACCCGAGACCGGGTTCCCGCCGACGTGCGTGCTGCGCTGCAGCAGGCGCAGCGTCAGGGTCAGGGCGCCGGACGCTGA
- a CDS encoding alpha/beta fold hydrolase has protein sequence MKRSVRRTLTALTSALLAATVLAPLAGATPTGRPDTGAATRYTPPAPQWGTCELPRLQRAGAECADLVVPLDWDRPRGKKITIAVSRKVHTDSDYKGMIAVNPGGPGGSGLVYPVLGASIPDGVGAKFDWYGFDPRGVGSSEPSLSCDPDYAGQDYDRPNYVPDRTAEGRANEAWWRKTTSDYARACARADAKELLPHMRTVDVARDLDALRRAVGEKKLNYYGFSYGTYLGQVYATLFPQQTGKMVWDGVLDADNAFYEANLEQDVAFDANLDRYFAYLAARDDHFGLGTDPAAIKKGYYSLRERLDDEPAADGLLAPTNSTTRC, from the coding sequence GTGAAGAGATCCGTCCGCAGGACCCTGACCGCCCTCACGTCCGCTCTGCTGGCCGCGACCGTGCTGGCCCCGCTCGCCGGTGCCACACCCACGGGGCGGCCGGACACGGGAGCCGCGACGCGCTACACCCCGCCGGCACCGCAGTGGGGCACCTGTGAGTTGCCGCGCCTGCAGCGCGCCGGAGCCGAGTGCGCCGACCTCGTCGTCCCGCTCGACTGGGACCGTCCGCGGGGCAAGAAGATCACCATCGCGGTGAGCCGCAAGGTCCACACCGACAGTGACTACAAGGGCATGATCGCCGTCAACCCCGGCGGACCGGGAGGCTCCGGCCTCGTCTACCCCGTGCTCGGAGCCTCGATCCCGGACGGCGTCGGCGCGAAGTTCGACTGGTACGGCTTCGACCCCCGCGGCGTCGGATCGTCGGAGCCGTCGTTGAGCTGCGACCCCGACTACGCCGGTCAGGACTACGACCGCCCGAACTACGTCCCCGATCGCACCGCCGAGGGACGCGCCAACGAGGCGTGGTGGAGGAAGACCACCAGCGACTACGCCCGGGCCTGTGCCCGCGCGGACGCCAAGGAACTGCTGCCGCACATGCGCACCGTCGACGTCGCCCGTGATCTCGACGCCCTGCGTCGGGCGGTGGGGGAGAAGAAGCTCAACTACTACGGCTTCTCCTACGGCACCTACCTCGGTCAGGTCTACGCGACGCTCTTCCCGCAGCAGACCGGCAAGATGGTCTGGGACGGCGTCCTCGACGCCGACAACGCCTTCTACGAGGCCAACCTCGAGCAGGACGTCGCCTTCGACGCGAACCTCGACCGCTACTTCGCCTACCTGGCCGCACGCGATGACCACTTCGGTCTCGGGACCGACCCGGCGGCGATCAAGAAGGGCTACTACTCCCTGCGGGAGCGCCTCGACGACGAACCCGCCGCCGACGGTCTGTTGGCCCCGACGAACTCGACGACGCGATGCTGA
- a CDS encoding methyl-accepting chemotaxis protein, protein MSTRTELAEARAELDAYRAAVQALLGVFDQAAEGNLEVRVPHTPGTEQSPDIIALRTAANRCLDRTDAYVRESGAVLTAASEGRYHRRFLLGGTAGAFRDGARVINEARADMAAAKARLDSTDGERRALADQLEETVLTVAEQVAAASTELSATAATLATSTAETVRQAESTGNTVVQLEAASEHISSVVSTIAQVAAQTKLLALNAAIEAARAGEAGRGFNVVATEVKALADHTAASTKEIGVRVTDVMRAAEESGETISRISESLREMAPMVDAITIAVDGVGNHSGYSGGYGSDDFGYGALHGDLQGLAKMAELLRSEVGEFLASLRA, encoded by the coding sequence ATGAGCACCCGCACCGAACTCGCCGAGGCACGGGCCGAACTCGACGCCTACCGCGCTGCCGTCCAGGCACTCCTGGGCGTCTTCGACCAGGCTGCCGAGGGCAACCTCGAGGTCCGGGTCCCGCACACGCCGGGCACCGAGCAGTCGCCCGACATCATCGCCCTGCGCACTGCGGCGAACCGCTGCCTCGACCGGACCGACGCCTACGTGCGTGAGTCCGGCGCGGTGCTCACCGCTGCCAGCGAGGGGCGCTACCACCGCCGGTTCCTGCTCGGTGGCACCGCCGGTGCCTTCCGGGACGGAGCCCGCGTCATCAACGAGGCCCGCGCCGACATGGCGGCAGCCAAGGCACGCCTCGACAGCACCGACGGGGAACGCCGCGCCCTGGCCGACCAGCTGGAGGAGACCGTCCTGACGGTCGCCGAGCAGGTGGCAGCCGCCTCCACCGAGCTCTCCGCGACCGCTGCGACCCTGGCCACCAGCACCGCCGAGACGGTCCGTCAGGCCGAGAGCACCGGCAACACCGTCGTCCAGCTCGAAGCCGCCTCGGAGCACATCAGCAGCGTCGTCTCCACGATCGCGCAGGTCGCGGCGCAGACGAAGCTGCTCGCCCTCAACGCCGCGATCGAAGCCGCCCGTGCCGGTGAGGCGGGACGCGGGTTCAACGTCGTCGCCACCGAGGTCAAGGCGCTCGCCGACCACACCGCCGCCTCCACCAAGGAGATCGGCGTCCGGGTCACCGACGTCATGCGCGCGGCCGAGGAGTCCGGGGAGACGATCTCCCGGATCAGCGAGTCGCTGCGCGAGATGGCGCCGATGGTGGACGCGATCACGATCGCCGTCGACGGCGTCGGCAACCACAGCGGCTACTCCGGCGGGTACGGATCGGACGACTTCGGCTACGGCGCCCTGCACGGCGACCTCCAGGGCCTCGCGAAGATGGCCGAACTGCTGCGCAGCGAGGTCGGGGAGTTCTTGGCCAGCCTCCGCGCCTGA
- a CDS encoding PAS domain-containing protein, whose protein sequence is MSLIHETPPTRSRARQRVQPTGVERTFGADEVIVTKTDLRGHITYANDVFLRVSGYGECEMIGQPHSMIRHPHMPRAVFKLLWDSVQSGKEIFAYVMNLASDGSHYWVLAHVTPSFDERGGIVGYHSNRRVPTRKALETVIPLYAQLRSVEGGHARAVDAAEAGQAALEAHLETLGQTYDEFVWSLNPEDGR, encoded by the coding sequence GTGAGCCTGATCCACGAGACACCCCCCACCCGATCGCGAGCCCGTCAGCGGGTCCAGCCCACCGGGGTGGAGCGCACGTTCGGGGCCGACGAAGTGATCGTCACCAAGACCGACCTGCGCGGCCACATCACCTACGCCAACGACGTCTTCCTGCGCGTCTCCGGCTACGGCGAGTGCGAGATGATCGGCCAGCCGCACTCGATGATTCGTCATCCCCACATGCCGCGTGCCGTGTTCAAGCTGCTCTGGGACAGCGTCCAGAGCGGCAAGGAGATCTTCGCCTACGTCATGAACCTGGCGTCCGACGGCTCGCACTACTGGGTGCTGGCCCACGTCACCCCCAGTTTCGACGAGCGCGGCGGCATCGTCGGCTACCACTCCAACCGTCGGGTCCCGACCCGGAAGGCGTTGGAGACGGTGATCCCGCTGTACGCCCAGCTGCGCAGCGTCGAGGGAGGCCACGCCCGAGCCGTCGACGCAGCCGAGGCCGGACAGGCCGCCCTCGAGGCACACCTGGAGACCCTGGGTCAGACGTACGACGAATTCGTCTGGTCCCTGAACCCGGAGGACGGCCGATGA
- a CDS encoding Ig-like domain-containing protein: protein MNVFTARSRHLVARRRVAAVLTGLALAAPLTATLPNAVAAEPARTATTSVDSSYLADVVGLPASTVVETVTYDRFQWLLQQPGQFAFLIGSTTDADFTTKAVAADAAARAAGVKKIYWFDPNLTGQKGVLNLDTRKAAGIDLAADSQAVFGNIWNNVVAQYLGNGTKATVAANGNSVTLAADAAVVNDAVDPIFDARPEKSDAVAADSTLFLVYDKDRLVAGAPDKVIDWADLSATADVTGEVTGVVAAAGGGTVVDEIGQFSWWKAQNNSRHKVASPDEARYGGDIITDADDTKGWRVQQVTYPELVHLLDAKEAGANFALLFGGTWCPNTRAVIADVNREAQENGVRTVYNFDLVLDGGITNGSNGAANPIHVRDNANRLTVNDFRPSFVYGDLVRKYFRNAVTEYDPHTGNRVAYYPGNDQAAFPDVVRKLQVPFLVNYERGTGNNPSNTAIKRQWIQQNVDSSTGLATFKEYMTNAWFTNPSKQLGLSFAIPADESTLSEAEAAQLEQARTSLAFGQEAKRALGDFFGGLPGAVRASRTVTAANVTFGTAPQVKVAITNKFGRVASGAVTVKVGTKTFTGTVVDNSAVVTLGKLAPGKHTFTVTYAGGEEVLGFTETGAVTVAKAKAGAVTAKVTKAPTTKKAGKATLTVTSKVAGVKPSGKVTVTLKKAKKTTKVVGTLKNGSVAVKLPKLAKGTWTVSLAYAGDTNHLSATGAGTKIVVKK from the coding sequence ATGAACGTCTTCACCGCCCGCTCCCGTCATCTCGTCGCCCGCCGTCGCGTCGCCGCCGTCCTGACCGGCCTCGCCCTTGCGGCGCCGCTGACGGCGACGCTCCCGAACGCCGTCGCCGCCGAGCCGGCCCGTACGGCCACCACCTCGGTGGACAGCAGCTACCTCGCCGACGTCGTGGGCCTCCCGGCCAGCACCGTCGTCGAGACCGTCACCTACGACCGCTTCCAGTGGCTGCTCCAGCAGCCCGGCCAGTTCGCGTTCCTGATCGGATCCACCACCGACGCTGACTTCACCACCAAGGCCGTCGCCGCCGACGCCGCCGCCCGCGCCGCCGGGGTGAAGAAGATCTACTGGTTCGACCCCAACCTCACCGGCCAGAAGGGCGTCCTCAACCTCGACACCCGCAAGGCCGCCGGCATCGACCTGGCCGCTGACAGCCAGGCGGTCTTCGGCAACATCTGGAACAACGTCGTGGCCCAGTACCTCGGCAACGGCACCAAGGCCACCGTCGCCGCCAACGGCAACTCGGTCACGCTCGCCGCCGACGCAGCCGTCGTGAACGACGCTGTCGACCCGATCTTCGACGCCCGCCCGGAGAAGTCCGACGCCGTCGCAGCGGACTCCACGCTGTTCCTCGTCTACGACAAGGACCGCCTCGTCGCCGGTGCTCCCGACAAGGTGATCGACTGGGCCGACCTCTCCGCCACCGCCGACGTCACCGGTGAGGTCACCGGCGTGGTCGCCGCGGCGGGAGGCGGAACCGTCGTCGACGAGATCGGTCAGTTCTCCTGGTGGAAGGCGCAGAACAACTCCCGCCACAAGGTCGCCTCGCCCGACGAGGCCCGCTACGGCGGGGACATCATCACCGACGCCGACGACACGAAGGGCTGGCGCGTCCAACAGGTCACCTACCCCGAGCTGGTCCACCTGCTCGACGCCAAGGAGGCCGGCGCCAACTTCGCGCTCCTCTTCGGTGGCACCTGGTGCCCCAACACCCGCGCGGTGATCGCCGACGTCAACCGTGAGGCGCAGGAGAACGGTGTCCGCACCGTCTACAACTTCGACCTCGTCCTCGACGGCGGCATCACCAACGGCTCCAACGGCGCGGCGAACCCGATCCACGTGCGTGACAACGCCAACCGCCTCACCGTCAACGACTTCCGTCCCTCGTTCGTCTACGGCGACCTGGTCCGCAAGTACTTCCGCAACGCCGTCACCGAGTACGACCCGCACACCGGCAACCGCGTCGCCTACTACCCGGGCAACGACCAGGCGGCGTTCCCCGACGTGGTGCGCAAGCTGCAGGTTCCGTTCCTGGTCAACTACGAGCGCGGCACCGGCAACAACCCGTCCAACACCGCGATCAAGCGTCAGTGGATCCAGCAGAACGTCGACTCCAGCACCGGCCTGGCGACGTTCAAGGAGTACATGACCAACGCCTGGTTCACGAACCCGTCGAAGCAGCTCGGTCTGAGCTTCGCGATCCCGGCCGACGAGTCCACGCTGAGCGAGGCCGAGGCCGCCCAGCTGGAACAGGCCCGCACCTCCCTCGCCTTCGGCCAGGAGGCCAAGCGTGCGCTGGGCGACTTCTTCGGTGGTCTGCCGGGGGCGGTGCGCGCCTCGCGCACCGTAACCGCGGCGAACGTCACCTTCGGCACCGCGCCGCAGGTGAAGGTCGCGATCACCAACAAGTTCGGTCGCGTCGCCTCCGGTGCGGTCACCGTGAAGGTCGGCACGAAGACCTTCACCGGCACTGTCGTCGACAACTCCGCCGTCGTCACCCTCGGCAAGCTCGCTCCCGGCAAGCACACCTTCACCGTCACCTACGCCGGCGGCGAGGAGGTCCTCGGCTTCACCGAGACCGGTGCGGTCACCGTCGCGAAGGCCAAGGCCGGTGCCGTCACCGCCAAGGTCACCAAGGCCCCGACCACCAAGAAGGCCGGCAAGGCCACGCTGACCGTGACCTCGAAGGTCGCCGGTGTGAAGCCGTCGGGCAAGGTCACCGTCACCCTCAAGAAGGCCAAGAAGACCACCAAGGTGGTCGGCACCCTCAAGAACGGCAGCGTCGCGGTGAAGCTGCCCAAGCTCGCCAAGGGCACCTGGACGGTGTCGCTGGCCTACGCCGGTGACACCAACCACCTGTCCGCCACAGGCGCCGGCACGAAGATCGTCGTCAAGAAGTGA
- a CDS encoding dicarboxylate/amino acid:cation symporter has translation MNWLNLATLTAVVVVFVALSLLRRRGVNFSVLTLIALVAGVPVGIVGADHVAWVEPIGRIYINVLLAAVAPLIAVAIISSIISLGDLAKLRRIGSRSAFWLLLSNALGVVIALGVGLAAGTGKGVDEQLGGQELNVLENSVQDFTQVVVSFFPTNVVGDFSANKIIPIILVSVTLAIAYLALLKENPAVRPFGNGIEALKLVVFKAVGYVLGLTPYAIVALTTTVVAGTDDLGEKFTSLLGLLALTWLTCFVHTFGVNAVLLRVFADVSPLAFFRKFLPAQVTAFTTQSSVGTLPVTTDLLTRRIGVHSEVAHFTAPLGTTIGMPGCAGIWPVLIAVWGINAYGLDYGVTDWIVLAVLGVLVSVGTAGVPGVATVAAVTVLAAAGLPLEFVAVTLPISTIADMARTTTNVTAAGVSATIVARQVGLLDDDVAQDPHAGIDPDQIPGRRRADQPVADAPHSTPPVTPTVASTVAAPDVELV, from the coding sequence GTGAACTGGCTCAACCTCGCGACGCTGACGGCCGTGGTCGTCGTCTTCGTGGCCCTGTCGCTGCTGCGGCGTCGCGGCGTCAACTTCAGCGTCCTCACGTTGATCGCCCTCGTCGCCGGTGTCCCGGTCGGCATCGTCGGCGCCGACCACGTGGCCTGGGTCGAACCGATCGGACGGATCTACATCAACGTCCTGCTCGCCGCCGTGGCCCCGCTCATCGCGGTCGCGATCATCTCCAGCATCATTTCGCTCGGTGACCTCGCCAAGCTGCGTCGGATCGGCTCCCGCTCCGCCTTCTGGCTGCTGCTCTCCAACGCCCTCGGCGTGGTGATCGCACTCGGCGTCGGTCTCGCAGCCGGCACCGGCAAGGGTGTCGACGAGCAGCTCGGTGGTCAGGAACTCAACGTCCTGGAGAACTCCGTGCAGGACTTCACCCAGGTGGTCGTGAGCTTCTTCCCGACCAACGTCGTCGGAGACTTCTCGGCCAACAAGATCATCCCGATCATCTTGGTCTCGGTCACCCTGGCGATCGCCTACCTCGCGCTGCTCAAGGAGAACCCGGCCGTGCGCCCCTTCGGCAACGGCATCGAAGCGCTCAAGCTGGTGGTCTTCAAGGCCGTCGGCTACGTCCTGGGCCTCACGCCCTACGCCATCGTCGCCCTCACCACCACCGTCGTGGCCGGCACCGACGACCTCGGGGAGAAGTTCACCTCGCTCCTGGGGCTGCTCGCCCTGACCTGGCTGACCTGCTTCGTGCACACCTTCGGTGTGAACGCCGTGCTGCTGCGCGTCTTCGCCGACGTCAGCCCGCTGGCCTTCTTCCGGAAGTTCCTGCCCGCCCAGGTCACCGCATTCACGACCCAGTCGAGCGTGGGCACCCTGCCGGTCACCACCGACCTGCTGACCCGACGCATCGGCGTCCACTCCGAGGTCGCTCACTTCACCGCTCCGCTCGGCACCACCATCGGGATGCCCGGGTGCGCCGGCATCTGGCCGGTCCTGATCGCGGTCTGGGGCATCAACGCCTACGGCCTCGACTACGGCGTCACCGACTGGATCGTCCTCGCGGTCCTCGGCGTGCTGGTCTCGGTCGGCACCGCCGGGGTCCCCGGAGTTGCCACCGTCGCCGCCGTCACCGTGCTCGCTGCTGCCGGACTCCCGCTCGAGTTCGTCGCCGTCACGCTCCCGATCTCGACCATCGCCGACATGGCCCGCACCACCACCAACGTCACCGCGGCCGGCGTCAGCGCCACCATCGTCGCTCGCCAGGTCGGCCTGCTCGACGACGACGTCGCCCAGGACCCGCACGCCGGGATCGACCCCGACCAGATCCCAGGACGGCGTCGTGCCGACCAGCCGGTCGCCGACGCGCCGCACTCCACGCCTCCCGTCACGCCGACGGTCGCATCGACCGTGGCGGCGCCCGACGTCGAACTCGTCTGA
- a CDS encoding aminotransferase class V-fold PLP-dependent enzyme: MSYLSQLERSFIESGALAAPGELLGTGGDTAVRDLRTPSAPSNATPLRGRVGFAQDVVPTAVDPRPVAQAPSAGRGEIAPLAALVGADQTAPLVTGGELRYVNLDIAASAPALVAVAERVAEFLPYYSSVHRGSGYASIVSTGAYENARRVIADFVGARFDDVVQVVRHTTDAFNLLARAVPGDVVHLDLEHHANLLPWRSSGSRQVAVAGTLEETLVALDAELAKAPAALLAVTGASNVTGELLPLDRLVAIAKAHGARIAVDGAQLVPHRRIDIEAAGIDYVAFSGHKVYAPYGAGVLVGRRDWLDAASPLLLGGGAVREVSTTGVSFAATPARHEAGTPNVVGAVAIAAALEELERIGEDAVVAHETALRTRLVDGLRQLPGVRVLEIWPGEAEVIGVATFSVEGFSAEQVAHFLSAEWGVGVRDGRFCAHPLLARLNGGRTAVRASLGLGSSSSDVHRLLAGIDQLVTHGPEWTYGVDGLPSVDPRPLPAWATGGAVAAAPCRD; encoded by the coding sequence ATGTCCTACCTGTCCCAGCTCGAGCGTTCGTTCATCGAGTCCGGAGCCCTCGCGGCCCCCGGTGAACTGCTCGGCACCGGCGGCGACACCGCCGTCCGCGACCTCCGCACCCCGTCCGCGCCGTCGAACGCCACGCCTCTGCGCGGCCGGGTCGGATTCGCCCAGGACGTCGTGCCGACGGCCGTCGACCCGCGACCTGTTGCTCAGGCGCCGTCCGCAGGGCGCGGCGAGATCGCACCCCTGGCCGCCCTCGTCGGAGCCGACCAGACCGCGCCGCTCGTCACCGGTGGCGAGCTGCGCTACGTCAACCTCGACATTGCCGCCAGTGCACCCGCGCTGGTCGCCGTGGCCGAGCGGGTCGCGGAGTTCCTGCCCTACTACTCCAGTGTCCACCGCGGCTCGGGCTACGCCTCGATCGTCTCCACCGGCGCCTACGAGAACGCCCGCCGGGTGATCGCGGACTTCGTCGGTGCCCGGTTCGACGACGTCGTCCAGGTGGTGCGCCACACCACCGACGCCTTCAACCTGCTGGCCCGAGCGGTGCCCGGTGACGTGGTCCACCTCGACCTCGAGCACCACGCCAACCTCCTGCCCTGGCGCTCGTCGGGTTCGCGTCAGGTCGCCGTCGCGGGCACCCTCGAGGAGACCTTGGTCGCGCTCGACGCCGAGCTCGCCAAGGCCCCCGCGGCCCTGCTGGCCGTCACTGGTGCCTCCAACGTCACCGGCGAACTCCTGCCGCTGGACCGCCTCGTCGCGATCGCCAAGGCGCACGGCGCTCGGATCGCCGTCGACGGCGCCCAGCTCGTCCCGCACCGCCGCATCGACATCGAGGCTGCTGGCATCGACTACGTCGCGTTCAGCGGACACAAGGTCTATGCGCCCTACGGCGCCGGCGTCCTGGTGGGACGACGTGACTGGCTCGACGCCGCCTCGCCGCTGCTGCTCGGCGGGGGAGCGGTCCGCGAGGTGAGCACCACCGGCGTCAGCTTCGCCGCCACTCCGGCGCGCCATGAGGCGGGCACGCCCAACGTTGTCGGCGCGGTCGCGATCGCTGCCGCCCTGGAGGAACTCGAGCGGATCGGCGAGGACGCCGTGGTGGCCCACGAGACCGCTCTGCGCACCCGTCTGGTCGACGGCCTGCGCCAGTTGCCGGGCGTCCGGGTGCTGGAGATCTGGCCCGGTGAGGCCGAGGTGATCGGCGTCGCGACGTTCTCGGTGGAAGGATTCTCCGCCGAGCAGGTGGCCCACTTCCTCTCCGCGGAGTGGGGTGTCGGCGTCCGCGACGGTCGCTTCTGCGCCCACCCGCTCCTGGCTCGACTCAACGGCGGTCGCACCGCGGTGCGCGCCAGTCTCGGACTGGGGTCGTCGAGCTCTGATGTCCACCGCCTGCTCGCGGGCATCGACCAGCTCGTGACGCACGGTCCGGAGTGGACCTACGGCGTCGACGGACTGCCGAGTGTCGACCCGCGTCCGCTCCCGGCCTGGGCGACCGGCGGTGCAGTCGCTGCTGCCCCCTGCCGCGACTGA